The Flavobacteriales bacterium genome includes a window with the following:
- the tatC gene encoding twin-arginine translocase subunit TatC, producing the protein MGEEKQEQSFLDHLEVLRWHLIRSAVAVLLFTVLAFIFPGILFDKIIFAAKDPSFATYQFFCWMSETLHFGEALCIDEMPFELMNINMSGQFSTHIISSVIAGFVIAFPYVFWEIWRFVKPALHSTEKKYSRGVVFYTSLLFTIGVLFGYYAVAPLSVQFLGNYQVSSQVANQINLNSYISTVTTVCLANGIVFLLPVLIYFLSKLGLITPAFLRQYRRHALVVLMILAAIITPPDIMSLILVTFPLMLLYEISIKVSAKFQDKE; encoded by the coding sequence ATAGGTGAAGAAAAACAAGAACAGTCTTTTTTAGACCATTTAGAGGTATTACGTTGGCATCTAATTAGAAGCGCAGTTGCAGTCCTCTTATTTACAGTTTTAGCATTTATCTTTCCTGGTATACTTTTTGATAAAATAATTTTTGCGGCTAAAGACCCTAGCTTTGCTACGTATCAGTTTTTTTGTTGGATGTCAGAAACGCTTCATTTCGGTGAAGCTCTATGTATAGATGAAATGCCATTTGAGTTGATGAACATCAATATGTCTGGGCAGTTTAGCACACATATTATATCCTCTGTAATTGCTGGTTTTGTAATTGCCTTTCCCTATGTTTTTTGGGAGATTTGGCGTTTTGTTAAGCCTGCACTTCATTCCACTGAAAAAAAATATTCTAGAGGAGTAGTCTTTTATACATCTTTGTTATTTACAATAGGCGTTTTGTTTGGGTATTATGCAGTAGCACCCTTGTCTGTTCAGTTTTTAGGAAACTATCAAGTAAGTTCTCAGGTTGCTAATCAAATTAATCTTAACTCTTACATTTCGACTGTCACAACAGTTTGTCTAGCAAACGGAATAGTTTTTCTATTACCTGTTCTGATTTATTTTCTGAGTAAGCTAGGGTTGATAACTCCTGCTTTTTTGAGGCAATATAGAAGGCACGCATTAGTTGTATTAATGATTTTAGCTGCAATAATTACGCCACCCGATATTATGAGTCTAATTCTAGTAACATTTCCATTAATGTTATTGTACGAGATTAGCATAAAGGTTTCAGCTAAATTTCAAGATAAAGAATGA